Proteins encoded together in one Mycobacterium simiae window:
- a CDS encoding pyruvate, phosphate dikinase: protein MARGNGTPQHDAATSTDHTVVLLNGDADHPRELLGNKGHGIEVMRRHRLPVPPAFCITTEVGARYLDNPAATLDAVWDEVLRRMRWLEAETSRTFGRGPRPLLVSVRSGANLSMPGMMDTILNVGSNEAVDQALSAAGSAQFARDTRSRFTSMYRRIVGSQSVPADPYAQLRAAVEAVFASWNSPRAIAYRDHYGLDDRGGTAVIVQAMVFGNHGPNSGAGAFFSRNPITGANEPFGEWLPGGQGDDVVSGLVNVEPITALGDEQPAVYAELMDAARTLERLGSDVQEIEFTVEDGKLWLLQTRSAERSAQAAVRLALQLRHEGLIEPAETLRRVTPAHVEALLRPTLQPETRLAAPLLAQGLPACPGVASGTAYTEVDEALAAADRGEQVILVRNHTRPEDVLGMLAAQGIVTEVGGAASHAAVVSRELGRVAVVGCGHGVAATLAGRQITVDGCEGEVREGNLIPSSWSENDTPELRELADIARRVSPLRAHAEGDYPRLGNTSDDAVHAALDAGHTDVLSDSPLIAMLAALRLRGAP from the coding sequence ATCGCACGAGGCAATGGCACCCCACAGCACGATGCAGCCACCTCCACCGACCACACCGTGGTGTTGCTGAACGGCGACGCGGACCATCCGCGGGAGCTTTTGGGCAATAAGGGCCACGGCATCGAGGTCATGCGGCGGCACAGGTTGCCGGTGCCGCCCGCGTTCTGCATCACCACCGAAGTGGGCGCGCGGTACCTGGACAACCCCGCTGCCACTCTGGACGCGGTCTGGGACGAGGTGTTGCGCCGGATGCGGTGGCTGGAGGCCGAGACCTCCCGCACGTTCGGCCGCGGGCCGCGGCCGCTGCTGGTCAGCGTGCGCTCGGGGGCGAACCTGTCGATGCCGGGGATGATGGACACGATCCTGAATGTGGGCAGCAACGAGGCCGTCGACCAAGCGCTGTCCGCAGCCGGATCCGCACAGTTCGCCCGCGACACCAGGTCGCGATTCACCAGTATGTATCGGCGCATCGTGGGATCGCAGTCGGTACCCGCCGACCCGTACGCGCAGCTACGGGCGGCCGTGGAGGCCGTATTCGCCTCGTGGAATTCGCCGCGCGCCATCGCCTACCGCGATCACTACGGACTCGACGACCGAGGTGGCACCGCGGTAATCGTACAAGCCATGGTGTTCGGCAACCACGGGCCCAATTCCGGTGCCGGAGCGTTCTTTTCACGCAACCCCATCACCGGGGCCAACGAGCCGTTCGGGGAATGGCTGCCCGGCGGACAGGGCGACGACGTCGTCTCCGGGCTGGTCAACGTCGAACCGATCACCGCGCTTGGCGATGAGCAACCGGCCGTCTACGCCGAGCTGATGGACGCCGCGCGCACCCTCGAGCGCCTCGGCTCCGACGTTCAGGAGATCGAGTTCACCGTCGAAGACGGCAAGCTCTGGCTGCTGCAGACCCGCTCGGCCGAGCGGTCGGCGCAGGCGGCGGTGCGACTGGCACTGCAATTGCGGCACGAGGGACTGATCGAGCCGGCGGAAACTCTGCGCCGGGTAACCCCGGCACACGTCGAGGCCCTGCTGCGACCGACCCTACAACCCGAAACGCGGTTGGCCGCCCCGCTTTTGGCGCAAGGCTTGCCCGCCTGCCCCGGCGTCGCGTCGGGCACGGCCTACACGGAAGTGGACGAAGCGCTGGCCGCCGCGGACCGAGGTGAGCAGGTCATCCTGGTACGCAACCACACCCGGCCCGAGGACGTGCTCGGCATGCTCGCCGCGCAGGGCATCGTCACCGAGGTGGGAGGAGCGGCCAGTCATGCGGCGGTGGTCAGCCGTGAACTCGGCCGAGTCGCGGTGGTGGGCTGCGGCCATGGCGTCGCCGCCACCCTCGCGGGCCGACAGATCACCGTCGACGGCTGCGAAGGCGAAGTGCGCGAAGGCAATCTGATCCCGTCCTCGTGGTCGGAGAATGACACTCCCGAGTTACGTGAGCTCGCCGACATCGCACGGCGGGTCAGCCCGCTGCGGGCGCACGCCGAGGGCGACTACCCCAGGCTGGGCAACACCTCCGACGACGCGGTACACGCCGCCCTGGACGCAGGTCATACCGACGTGCTGTCGGACTCGCCGCTGATCGCCATGCTGGCCGCGCTGCGGCTGCGGGGCGCACCGTGA
- a CDS encoding DoxX family protein, giving the protein MTPYDVGLLILRLVLGVTLAAHGYNKFFGGGRIPGTARWFESIGMKPGKFHATVAATTEIAAGLGLAAGLLTPIPAAGFVALMLVAAWTVHRRNGFFIVKEGWEYNLVLAVSAVAVATLGPGRLSLDWLIFGINNPLIGWNGLLIALALGLAGGLGLLLIFYRPPAQQAS; this is encoded by the coding sequence ATGACTCCCTATGACGTCGGATTACTGATCCTGCGGCTGGTGTTGGGCGTGACATTGGCCGCACACGGCTACAACAAATTCTTCGGCGGCGGCCGGATTCCGGGTACCGCGCGGTGGTTCGAGAGCATCGGCATGAAGCCGGGGAAGTTCCATGCCACGGTGGCCGCTACCACCGAAATCGCCGCGGGGCTGGGGCTGGCCGCCGGGCTGTTGACCCCGATTCCGGCCGCCGGCTTTGTCGCTTTGATGCTGGTTGCCGCGTGGACGGTGCATCGCCGCAACGGCTTCTTCATCGTCAAGGAAGGCTGGGAGTACAACCTGGTCCTGGCGGTCAGCGCGGTCGCGGTGGCCACGCTGGGACCCGGCCGGCTGAGCCTGGACTGGCTGATCTTCGGCATCAACAACCCGCTGATCGGCTGGAACGGGCTGCTGATCGCGCTCGCGCTCGGCCTCGCGGGCGGCCTCGGCCTGTTGCTGATCTTCTACCGGCCGCCGGCCCAGCAAGCCAGTTGA
- a CDS encoding HNH endonuclease signature motif containing protein — MCSTDREGIEADFDALRAAVSRIQAHSYGALTTPECFGLLEILEHQTRRLQAPGHQLINRIGHQATADEMGGKLSHALSERLHVSRAESARRVAEAGDLGPRQALTGEPLQPRLTATAAAQSQGAIGAGHVAVIRQFFGQLPHWVDVETQALAERQLAHHATQFRPEQVRRLADRLALCLNPDGTFTDVDRARRRGLTLGKQDIDGMSRLSGWLTPETRASVEAVLAKLAAPGMCNPDDPTPVVDGAPPEQAIQRDSRSASQRNHDGLNAALRAVLASGELGQHNGLPATIIVSTTLRELESGTGSAVTGGGTQLPMSDVIRLASHAHHYLAVFDKGRAIALRHANRLASPGQRIVLHAKDRGCSAPGCDVPGYLCEVHHVDDYSACRETNMDNLTFVCGTHHRLVKPGGWRTRKRANGDTEWIPPPHLDRGQRRTNSFHHPEELLSGDDDDP; from the coding sequence ATGTGTTCGACAGATCGCGAGGGGATCGAGGCGGACTTTGACGCGTTGCGCGCCGCCGTCTCGCGCATTCAAGCGCATTCCTATGGGGCGCTGACCACCCCGGAATGCTTTGGGCTGTTGGAGATCCTCGAACACCAGACCCGTCGGCTGCAGGCGCCCGGTCACCAGCTGATCAACCGGATCGGCCATCAGGCCACCGCCGACGAAATGGGCGGAAAGCTCTCTCACGCCTTGTCGGAGCGATTGCATGTCAGCCGCGCCGAGTCGGCGCGCCGGGTTGCCGAGGCCGGCGATCTGGGGCCGCGCCAGGCACTCACCGGCGAACCCTTGCAGCCGCGGTTGACCGCCACCGCCGCGGCCCAGAGCCAGGGTGCCATCGGCGCCGGCCACGTCGCGGTGATCCGCCAGTTCTTCGGCCAACTGCCGCACTGGGTGGACGTCGAGACCCAAGCGCTGGCCGAACGACAGCTGGCTCACCACGCGACGCAGTTCCGACCCGAGCAGGTACGGCGACTCGCCGACCGGCTCGCCCTGTGCCTGAACCCCGACGGCACCTTCACCGACGTTGATCGGGCCCGCCGGCGTGGACTGACATTGGGCAAGCAGGACATCGACGGCATGTCGCGGCTCAGCGGCTGGCTGACCCCGGAAACACGGGCCAGTGTCGAGGCGGTGCTGGCGAAGCTGGCCGCGCCCGGGATGTGCAACCCCGACGACCCCACGCCCGTCGTCGACGGCGCACCGCCCGAGCAGGCCATCCAGCGTGACTCCCGCTCGGCGAGCCAACGCAACCACGACGGGCTGAATGCCGCGCTACGCGCGGTGCTGGCCAGCGGCGAACTCGGGCAACACAACGGACTCCCGGCCACCATCATCGTCAGCACCACGCTGCGCGAACTGGAATCCGGGACCGGCAGCGCCGTCACCGGCGGCGGCACCCAACTGCCGATGAGCGATGTCATCCGGCTGGCCAGTCACGCCCATCACTACCTGGCTGTGTTCGACAAGGGCCGCGCGATAGCACTGCGGCACGCCAACCGACTGGCCTCGCCCGGCCAACGAATTGTGCTGCACGCCAAGGACCGTGGCTGCTCGGCGCCCGGCTGCGACGTTCCCGGCTACCTTTGTGAAGTCCACCACGTCGACGACTACTCCGCCTGCCGCGAAACCAACATGGACAACCTGACCTTCGTCTGCGGAACGCACCATCGACTGGTCAAGCCCGGTGGCTGGCGCACCCGCAAACGCGCCAACGGCGATACCGAGTGGATCCCGCCGCCACATCTTGACCGAGGCCAACGGCGGACCAACAGCTTCCACCACCCCGAGGAGTTGCTCAGCGGCGACGACGACGATCCGTGA
- a CDS encoding flavin monoamine oxidase family protein, with the protein MADVDYCVVGAGFAGLTAAYRLHQGGHSVALLEARDRVGGRTFTVTRDDGVWIDRGGAWIGPGQDRIHALMNEFGVPEYKQHNDGDAMMVVGGKKHRYGGTIPWTVSPWAVANLGVGLAAIEKMCKTIPREAPWEAKKAHEWDRISIGQWIEKNTISKEAAEMLDMAFAGLYTSAASETSLLWGLLQTASAGGLTFAISGKGGSQDARPVGGMGAIHRPMVEALGDALHLSQPVRQIAQDTDGVTVSAAGLTVRAHRVIVAIPLAIATSIHYEPMLPVDRAFLHQRVPSGAVIKTSIFYDEPFWRADGFSGQSAGPNSPATLTIDACTDTADPGIMCVITEGPAARRLTRLDEAERRALVIGELVDRFGSRANAPREFHEQNWTVDRYSGGGMIGHTPTGVLTEYGYTLREPCGRIHWAGTESSAVMCGWIDGAVRSGERAASEVIAAETVAVA; encoded by the coding sequence ATGGCGGACGTCGATTATTGCGTGGTCGGGGCCGGGTTCGCGGGTCTGACAGCCGCGTACCGGTTACACCAGGGCGGCCACTCGGTGGCCTTGCTGGAAGCGCGGGACCGGGTGGGTGGTCGCACCTTCACGGTCACCCGCGACGACGGGGTGTGGATCGACCGCGGCGGCGCGTGGATCGGGCCGGGCCAGGACCGGATCCATGCGTTGATGAATGAGTTCGGCGTACCGGAGTACAAGCAGCACAACGACGGCGACGCGATGATGGTGGTCGGCGGCAAGAAGCACCGCTATGGCGGCACCATCCCGTGGACCGTGAGCCCATGGGCGGTCGCCAACCTCGGCGTCGGATTGGCGGCCATCGAAAAGATGTGCAAGACAATTCCGCGCGAAGCCCCGTGGGAGGCGAAGAAGGCCCACGAGTGGGACCGCATCAGCATCGGGCAATGGATCGAAAAGAACACGATATCCAAGGAAGCCGCCGAGATGCTGGACATGGCCTTCGCCGGCCTCTACACCTCTGCGGCATCGGAGACCTCGTTGCTGTGGGGTTTGCTGCAGACGGCCTCCGCGGGCGGGCTCACCTTCGCGATTTCGGGCAAGGGCGGATCTCAGGATGCTCGCCCGGTCGGCGGCATGGGCGCCATTCACCGCCCGATGGTGGAAGCACTCGGCGACGCGCTGCACCTGTCGCAGCCGGTCCGGCAGATCGCCCAGGACACCGACGGAGTGACGGTCAGCGCCGCGGGCCTGACGGTGCGGGCACATCGGGTCATCGTCGCCATCCCGCTGGCGATCGCCACCTCAATCCATTACGAGCCGATGCTCCCGGTCGACCGCGCATTTTTGCACCAGCGCGTGCCGAGCGGCGCTGTGATCAAGACGTCGATCTTCTACGACGAGCCGTTCTGGCGTGCCGACGGATTCTCCGGCCAGTCCGCGGGGCCGAACTCCCCGGCCACCCTGACCATCGATGCCTGCACCGACACCGCGGACCCGGGCATCATGTGCGTCATCACCGAGGGACCCGCGGCACGCCGGCTGACCCGCCTCGACGAGGCCGAGCGCAGAGCACTGGTCATCGGCGAACTCGTCGACCGATTCGGCAGCAGAGCCAACGCGCCGCGCGAATTCCACGAGCAGAATTGGACGGTCGATCGTTACTCCGGTGGCGGGATGATCGGCCACACTCCCACCGGTGTGCTGACCGAATACGGCTACACGTTGCGAGAGCCGTGCGGCCGCATCCACTGGGCCGGCACCGAAAGCTCGGCCGTGATGTGTGGATGGATCGACGGCGCCGTCCGGTCCGGGGAGCGCGCCGCGTCCGAGGTGATCGCCGCCGAAACCGTCGCGGTGGCCTAG
- a CDS encoding short-chain fatty acyl-CoA regulator family protein has translation MAKTFAGARLRRLREEHGLTQVALARALNLSTSYVNQLENDQRPITVPVLLSLTERFDLPTQYFAPDSDARLVADLREIFVDGPATAGQIEELVARMPQVGQTLVNLHRRLHDATADLEALHGRATADVAAPPPQPMPFEEVRDFFYDRKNYVAELDLAAEAMFDENGLQTGGLDRQLAGLLDDQLGVTVLIDDGKVLSVNAKRVFEIESKTLYLARWLHAGQRAFQLATQIALLTQTELITDILAGDDQLSDEARSVARIGLANYFAGALLLPYQNFLTAAEAARYDIDLLARHFEVGFETVCHRLSTLQRPGARGVPFIFVRADSAGNISKRQSATAFHFSRVGGNCPLWVVHHAFSRPGQFLTQIAEMPDGRTYFWLSRTTTTEAGRYLGPAKSFAIGLGCDVAHAEKLIYSAGIDVHDAEAVVPIGAGCKICDRPACRQRAFPYLGRPVRVDPHSSTDLPYPPAIGVERR, from the coding sequence GTGGCGAAGACGTTCGCCGGTGCACGGCTACGACGGCTGCGTGAGGAGCACGGGCTCACGCAAGTGGCGCTGGCGCGCGCCCTGAACCTGTCGACCAGTTACGTCAATCAATTGGAAAACGATCAGCGCCCAATCACCGTGCCGGTGCTGCTGTCGCTCACCGAGCGCTTCGACCTACCGACCCAGTACTTCGCGCCGGACTCCGATGCCCGGCTGGTCGCGGACCTGCGGGAGATCTTCGTCGATGGGCCGGCGACCGCGGGGCAGATCGAGGAGCTGGTTGCCCGGATGCCGCAGGTCGGCCAAACGCTGGTCAACCTGCACCGCCGGTTGCACGACGCCACGGCCGACCTGGAAGCGCTGCACGGCCGGGCCACCGCGGACGTCGCCGCGCCGCCACCGCAACCGATGCCCTTCGAGGAGGTCCGTGACTTCTTCTACGACCGTAAGAATTACGTCGCCGAGCTGGATCTCGCGGCCGAAGCGATGTTCGACGAGAACGGTTTGCAGACCGGCGGACTGGATCGTCAGCTGGCCGGTCTGCTTGACGACCAGCTCGGCGTGACCGTGCTGATCGACGACGGGAAAGTGTTGTCCGTCAACGCCAAACGCGTTTTCGAAATCGAATCGAAGACCCTGTACCTGGCGCGGTGGTTACATGCCGGCCAACGTGCGTTTCAGTTGGCAACCCAGATCGCGTTGCTCACCCAGACCGAGCTGATCACCGACATCCTCGCCGGCGACGATCAGCTCAGCGACGAGGCACGCAGCGTGGCGCGAATCGGCCTAGCCAACTACTTCGCCGGCGCCCTATTGTTGCCCTACCAGAACTTCCTGACGGCCGCCGAGGCCGCGCGCTACGACATCGATCTGTTGGCAAGGCATTTCGAGGTGGGCTTCGAAACCGTCTGCCATCGACTTTCCACCCTGCAACGTCCGGGTGCACGCGGCGTGCCGTTCATCTTCGTCCGGGCCGACAGCGCGGGAAATATCTCTAAACGTCAGTCCGCCACCGCATTTCACTTCTCCCGGGTCGGGGGCAACTGTCCGCTGTGGGTGGTCCATCATGCCTTCTCCCGGCCCGGACAGTTTCTCACGCAAATCGCCGAAATGCCGGACGGGCGAACCTATTTCTGGCTGTCGCGGACCACAACCACGGAGGCCGGCCGCTACCTCGGGCCGGCCAAGAGCTTCGCCATCGGCTTGGGCTGCGACGTGGCGCATGCCGAAAAGTTGATCTATTCGGCGGGGATCGACGTGCACGACGCCGAGGCCGTGGTGCCGATCGGCGCCGGCTGCAAGATCTGCGACCGGCCGGCATGCCGGCAGCGCGCCTTCCCGTATCTGGGCCGTCCGGTGCGGGTGGACCCGCATTCCAGTACCGATCTGCCCTACCCGCCCGCAATCGGCGTCGAGCGCCGGTGA
- the prpD gene encoding 2-methylcitrate dehydratase PrpD has protein sequence MRIIEVRTRRSADDFPRSEQLAAKIAEVATDPVPVDPDTAEMVCNRIIDNAAVSAAAVTRRPVTAARAQALAHPVRRGARVFGVPGGYSMEWAAWANGVGVRELDFHDTFLAAEYAHPGDNIPPLVAVAQQLGIPGGDLIRGLVTAYEIQIDLAKGICLHEHKIDHVAHLGPSVAAGLGTMLGLDEDTIYQAVGQALHLTTSTRQSRKGLISSWKAFAPAFAGKVAIEAVDRAMRGEGAPAPIWEGEDGVIAWLLGGPDRTYQVPLPAPGEPKRAILDSYTKEHSAEYQSQAPIDLARRLRERIDDLEQIATIVLHTSHHTHVVIGTGSGDPQKFDPDASRETLDHSLPYIFAVALQDGCWHHERSYAPERAHRPDTIELWQKIRTVEDPEWTRRYHSNDPAEKAFGARAEVTLKSGEVISGELAVADAHPLGARPFAREQYVRKFTELAADVVEPAEQQRFLSTVDTLADLEGGAVGELNLLVEPRVLDKAPVIASGIFG, from the coding sequence ATGCGCATCATTGAGGTTCGGACCCGGCGTAGCGCCGACGACTTCCCCCGCAGCGAGCAGCTAGCCGCCAAGATCGCGGAGGTCGCCACCGATCCGGTTCCGGTCGACCCCGACACGGCGGAAATGGTGTGCAACCGGATCATCGACAACGCCGCCGTGAGCGCCGCGGCAGTGACGCGGCGACCCGTGACAGCGGCTCGCGCGCAGGCGCTGGCGCATCCGGTGCGGCGGGGCGCACGGGTTTTCGGCGTGCCGGGCGGCTACTCGATGGAATGGGCGGCATGGGCCAACGGCGTCGGCGTACGTGAACTCGACTTCCACGACACCTTTCTGGCCGCGGAGTACGCGCACCCCGGCGACAACATTCCGCCGCTCGTCGCGGTCGCCCAGCAGCTCGGCATACCGGGCGGCGACCTGATCCGTGGTCTGGTCACGGCGTACGAGATCCAGATCGATCTGGCCAAGGGAATCTGCCTACACGAACACAAGATCGACCACGTCGCGCACCTGGGTCCGTCGGTGGCCGCCGGCCTCGGGACGATGCTCGGGCTGGACGAGGACACCATCTACCAGGCCGTCGGCCAGGCTCTGCATCTCACCACCAGCACCCGCCAATCGCGCAAAGGGCTGATCTCGAGCTGGAAAGCGTTCGCACCTGCCTTTGCCGGCAAAGTCGCGATCGAGGCCGTCGACCGCGCCATGCGCGGTGAGGGTGCGCCGGCACCGATTTGGGAGGGTGAGGACGGCGTCATCGCCTGGCTTCTCGGCGGGCCGGACCGCACGTACCAGGTGCCGCTGCCCGCGCCTGGGGAACCCAAGCGCGCGATCCTGGACAGCTACACCAAGGAGCATTCCGCCGAATACCAAAGCCAGGCGCCGATCGACCTGGCGCGGCGGTTACGCGAGCGGATCGACGATCTCGAGCAGATCGCCACGATCGTGCTGCACACCAGCCACCACACCCACGTGGTGATCGGAACGGGTTCAGGCGACCCGCAGAAATTCGACCCCGACGCCTCCCGTGAAACACTGGACCATTCGCTGCCCTACATCTTCGCGGTCGCGCTGCAGGACGGCTGCTGGCACCACGAGCGGTCCTATGCCCCCGAGCGGGCACACCGGCCGGACACCATCGAGCTCTGGCAGAAGATCCGCACCGTCGAGGATCCGGAATGGACTCGTCGCTACCACTCGAATGATCCAGCGGAGAAGGCATTTGGGGCCCGCGCGGAGGTGACGCTCAAGAGTGGCGAGGTGATCTCCGGGGAACTGGCGGTGGCCGACGCTCATCCGCTGGGAGCGCGGCCGTTCGCGCGCGAACAGTACGTGCGCAAGTTCACCGAGCTGGCGGCGGACGTCGTGGAACCCGCCGAACAACAACGGTTCCTGAGCACCGTCGACACCCTTGCCGACCTCGAGGGCGGTGCCGTGGGGGAGCTGAATCTCTTGGTCGAGCCACGGGTGCTGGACAAGGCGCCGGTGATTGCGTCCGGGATCTTCGGATGA
- the prpB gene encoding methylisocitrate lyase — translation MTNAADKRATLRAGLNSGRLQRFPGAFSPLVAKAVAQARFEGVYVSGAALSADLGLPDIGLTTLTEVADRGAQIAAATELPTLIDADTGFGAPVNAARTVTVLEDAGLAGCHLEDQVNPKRCGHLDGKAVVSTGEMVQRLRAALSARRDPDFVICARTDAAAIEGLPAAIDRARAYADAGADMIFTEALREIADFEAFRAAVDVPLLANMTEFGKSPLLSASQLADLGYNVVIYPVTTLRLAMYAVEAGLHEINTTGTQSDLLDRMQHRSRLYQLLGYDVWEVTP, via the coding sequence ATGACGAACGCGGCTGACAAGCGTGCGACGCTGCGGGCCGGGCTGAATTCCGGTCGCCTGCAGCGCTTTCCGGGCGCATTCTCGCCACTGGTGGCCAAGGCCGTCGCGCAGGCGAGGTTCGAGGGAGTCTATGTGTCCGGGGCCGCGCTATCGGCCGATCTCGGGTTGCCCGACATCGGCTTGACGACGCTGACCGAGGTCGCCGACCGTGGCGCTCAGATCGCCGCCGCCACCGAGCTGCCGACGCTGATCGACGCGGACACGGGATTCGGTGCACCGGTCAACGCTGCGCGCACGGTGACGGTGCTGGAAGACGCCGGGCTGGCCGGCTGCCATCTGGAGGACCAGGTCAACCCCAAGCGGTGCGGCCACCTCGACGGCAAGGCCGTCGTCTCGACCGGCGAGATGGTGCAACGGTTGCGCGCGGCGCTGTCCGCGCGCCGCGACCCGGATTTCGTTATCTGCGCCCGCACCGATGCGGCCGCGATCGAGGGGTTGCCCGCCGCGATCGACCGCGCTCGTGCCTATGCCGACGCCGGGGCCGACATGATCTTCACCGAGGCCCTCAGGGAGATAGCTGATTTCGAGGCGTTCCGGGCCGCCGTCGACGTTCCGCTGCTGGCCAACATGACCGAGTTCGGTAAGTCGCCGTTGCTGAGCGCGAGCCAACTGGCCGACCTCGGTTACAACGTCGTCATCTATCCGGTGACCACCCTGCGGCTGGCCATGTACGCCGTCGAAGCAGGGCTGCACGAAATCAACACAACTGGAACGCAATCCGATCTTCTCGATCGGATGCAGCACCGCAGCCGGCTGTACCAGTTGCTGGGCTACGACGTCTGGGAGGTAACACCGTGA
- a CDS encoding bifunctional 2-methylcitrate synthase/citrate synthase translates to MGGNTVTAPTTDIRKGLAGVVVDTTAISKVVPETNSLTYRGYPVQDLAAHCNFEQVAFLLWRGELPTDSELALFSQRERASRRVDRSMLSLLTKLPDNCHPMDVVRTAISFLGAEDPDEDNDAANRAKSLRMLAVLPTIVAIDMRRRRGLEPIPPHSSLGYAENFLRMCFGEVPEPEVVSAFEQSMILYAEHGFNASTFAARVVTSTRSDIYSAVTAAIGALKGTLHGGANEAVMRDMIEIGDPLNARDWLRDKLTRKEKIMGFGHRVYKNGDSRVPTMKAALARVAAVRDGQRWLDMYNILEAEMFAATAIKPNLDFPTGPAYHLMGFDIGCFTPIFVMSRITGWTAHIMEQAASNALIRPLSAYSGREQRTLTLRRTS, encoded by the coding sequence CTGGGAGGTAACACCGTGACCGCACCGACCACTGATATCCGCAAGGGCCTGGCCGGCGTGGTGGTGGACACCACCGCCATTTCCAAGGTGGTGCCGGAGACCAATTCGCTGACCTATCGCGGCTATCCGGTACAAGACCTGGCCGCCCACTGCAACTTCGAACAGGTCGCCTTCCTGCTCTGGCGCGGTGAACTACCGACCGACTCTGAGCTCGCCCTGTTCAGTCAGCGCGAGCGGGCGAGCCGGCGGGTGGATCGGTCAATGCTGTCGTTGTTGACCAAGCTCCCGGATAACTGCCACCCGATGGACGTGGTCCGCACCGCCATCAGCTTCTTGGGCGCCGAGGATCCCGACGAGGACAACGACGCGGCGAACCGCGCCAAATCGCTGCGCATGCTCGCGGTGCTGCCCACCATCGTCGCGATCGACATGCGCCGCCGCCGCGGCCTGGAACCCATCCCGCCGCACAGCAGCCTGGGATACGCCGAGAATTTTCTGCGGATGTGCTTCGGGGAGGTGCCCGAGCCCGAGGTCGTCTCGGCATTTGAGCAGTCGATGATCCTGTACGCCGAACACGGTTTCAACGCGTCGACCTTCGCCGCGCGGGTGGTGACCTCGACGCGGTCCGACATCTACAGCGCGGTCACCGCCGCCATCGGCGCGCTGAAAGGCACGCTGCACGGCGGTGCCAACGAGGCGGTGATGCGCGACATGATCGAGATCGGCGACCCGCTCAATGCGCGGGACTGGTTGCGCGACAAACTTACTCGTAAAGAGAAAATCATGGGCTTTGGGCATCGGGTCTACAAGAACGGTGACTCCCGCGTGCCGACGATGAAGGCCGCGCTGGCCCGCGTCGCCGCCGTCCGCGACGGGCAGCGCTGGCTGGACATGTACAACATCCTGGAAGCCGAGATGTTCGCGGCCACCGCCATCAAGCCCAATCTTGACTTTCCGACCGGTCCGGCCTATCACCTGATGGGATTTGACATCGGCTGCTTCACCCCGATCTTCGTGATGAGCCGGATCACCGGGTGGACCGCCCACATCATGGAGCAGGCGGCATCGAACGCGTTGATTCGGCCGCTGAGTGCCTACTCCGGGCGTGAGCAGCGGACCTTGACGTTGCGCCGAACCAGCTAG